The Bacteroidota bacterium genome window below encodes:
- the uvrB gene encoding excinuclease ABC subunit UvrB translates to MKYQLESSYKPKGDQPQAIKELTEGVRRGDKHQTFLGVTGSGKTFSISNVIQNIGRPVLVMSHNKTLAAQLYGEFKKFFPNNRVEFFISYYDYFQPEAYIPSSDTYIQKDLSINEEIDRLRLRATASILEGRKDVIVVSSVSCIYGIGAPEEYAEQMIVLKRGQKITRKQLLSNLIDIHYVRNDIDFKRGTFRVRGDTVEIIAAYEDETGIRVEMFDDRIEKISYINRADGKVIGVDESCVLYPAKYFVTNKEKLENSIVNIRAELEQQIEFFKQQGKFIEAQRIEQRTNFDIEMIQEIGYCNGIENYSRHLDGRPAGSRPSCLFDYFPKDFLLVVDESHVTIPQIGGMYNGDRMRKTTLVDYGFRLPSALDNRPMTFAEWESMVNQAIYVSATPGDYELTKSEGVVVEQIIRPTGLLDPQIEVRPVKNQIDDLINEIRVRAAKKERTLVTTLTKRMSEDLTDYLIGIGIRVKYMHSEVDSLERITLLRSLRLGEYDALIGVNLLREGLDLPEVSLVAILDADKEGFLRSEKSLMQTAGRTARNSNGLVIMYADKITDSMDKVIKETTRRRIIQTEYNEKHGIEPTTILKSYEEIMSATIVADNKTKYDERKGKKAPERKKSSLSIITDPVQNKINKEQRKELIDQLRKEMVNAAKDLEFERAAELRDEITRLET, encoded by the coding sequence ATGAAATACCAGTTAGAATCATCATATAAACCGAAAGGTGACCAGCCTCAGGCAATTAAAGAATTAACAGAAGGCGTAAGACGCGGTGATAAGCATCAGACTTTTCTGGGAGTCACGGGCTCCGGGAAAACGTTTTCAATCTCAAATGTCATTCAGAATATCGGCAGGCCTGTGTTGGTCATGTCGCATAATAAAACTCTTGCTGCGCAGCTTTACGGAGAGTTCAAAAAATTCTTTCCTAATAATCGCGTAGAGTTTTTTATATCATACTACGATTACTTTCAGCCGGAAGCTTATATTCCTTCATCGGATACTTACATACAAAAAGATTTATCCATCAACGAGGAAATAGACAGGCTCAGATTAAGAGCAACTGCTTCCATTCTTGAAGGAAGAAAAGATGTCATCGTTGTTTCATCGGTATCATGTATTTACGGTATCGGCGCTCCGGAAGAATATGCTGAGCAAATGATTGTTCTTAAAAGAGGCCAGAAAATTACTCGCAAACAATTGCTATCTAACTTAATTGATATTCACTATGTCCGCAACGATATAGATTTCAAACGCGGCACATTCAGAGTCCGCGGAGATACTGTAGAAATCATTGCCGCATACGAAGACGAAACAGGAATCCGTGTCGAGATGTTCGATGACCGAATCGAAAAAATCTCATATATAAACCGCGCTGACGGCAAAGTTATCGGCGTTGATGAAAGCTGCGTTTTATATCCTGCAAAGTACTTCGTTACCAATAAAGAAAAACTTGAGAACTCAATTGTAAATATAAGAGCTGAGCTTGAACAGCAGATAGAATTCTTCAAACAGCAGGGAAAATTTATTGAAGCCCAGCGTATAGAGCAGCGTACTAATTTCGATATCGAAATGATTCAGGAAATCGGCTACTGCAATGGAATAGAAAACTATTCACGTCATCTCGATGGCAGACCTGCAGGCTCGCGTCCTTCTTGCTTATTCGATTACTTCCCTAAAGATTTTTTACTTGTTGTCGATGAGTCACACGTTACTATTCCTCAAATAGGAGGAATGTACAACGGCGACAGAATGCGAAAGACAACTCTTGTCGATTACGGCTTCCGTCTTCCTTCAGCGCTGGATAACAGACCTATGACTTTTGCCGAATGGGAATCAATGGTCAACCAGGCAATTTACGTAAGCGCTACTCCCGGAGATTATGAATTAACCAAGAGCGAAGGCGTGGTTGTTGAACAGATTATCAGACCGACGGGATTACTTGATCCGCAGATTGAAGTACGCCCTGTAAAAAATCAGATTGATGACCTTATAAACGAAATAAGGGTCCGCGCAGCTAAAAAAGAAAGAACGCTTGTAACCACTCTTACAAAAAGAATGAGTGAAGACCTTACTGATTATTTAATCGGTATAGGTATACGTGTAAAATACATGCACTCTGAAGTTGATTCACTTGAAAGAATAACCTTGCTCAGAAGTTTGCGCCTTGGTGAATACGATGCACTCATCGGAGTAAACCTTCTCAGAGAGGGCTTGGATTTACCCGAAGTTTCCCTTGTTGCAATTCTTGATGCAGATAAAGAAGGATTTCTCCGCTCGGAAAAATCGCTTATGCAGACTGCAGGAAGAACGGCAAGAAACTCAAACGGACTTGTGATAATGTACGCTGATAAAATCACCGACTCCATGGACAAAGTTATAAAAGAAACGACCCGAAGAAGAATAATACAAACCGAGTATAACGAGAAACACGGAATTGAACCGACTACCATTTTAAAATCATACGAGGAAATCATGTCGGCAACTATTGTTGCAGATAATAAAACCAAGTACGATGAACGCAAAGGAAAGAAAGCCCCTGAAAGAAAAAAATCTTCGCTCAGCATTATAACTGACCCCGTACAGAATAAAATTAATAAAGAACAGCGTAAAGAACTCATTGACCAGCTGCGAAAAGAAATGGTGAACGCAGCAAAGGATCTGGAATTTGAAAGAGCAGCAGAGCTCCGCGATGAAATTACCAGACTTGAAACATAA
- a CDS encoding GNAT family N-acetyltransferase, with the protein MSIQLIKDKTVLEKFFRKNTALNIYQLGDLDEFYWPHTEFYGYYDNDELKSVVMIYREANPNVVIALSNENNIENLKKAISQMSDILPDKIYFHISTGIENVLEENYTLNHEGKYLKMSLTDSSKLDNIDITNVEQFTIVNKEELNAFYEDAYPGNSFIERMLETGMFYGIREEGKIEAVAGIHVYSPEYKVAALGSITTHPNSRGKGYATKVTACLCKELFKNVEVIGLNVHSENSTAIHCYEKLGFVKIADYLEITAICK; encoded by the coding sequence ATGAGCATCCAATTAATAAAAGATAAAACAGTCTTAGAGAAATTCTTCCGCAAAAATACAGCACTGAATATTTATCAGCTGGGCGACCTTGATGAATTTTACTGGCCGCATACAGAGTTCTATGGATACTATGATAACGATGAATTGAAATCCGTCGTTATGATTTACAGGGAAGCAAACCCCAACGTTGTTATTGCACTCTCCAATGAAAACAATATAGAAAATTTAAAGAAAGCTATTTCTCAAATGTCAGATATTCTTCCCGATAAAATCTATTTTCATATTTCAACCGGTATCGAAAATGTTCTTGAAGAAAATTATACATTAAATCATGAAGGGAAATATTTAAAAATGAGTCTGACTGATTCTTCAAAACTTGATAACATTGATATTACGAATGTTGAACAGTTTACAATTGTTAACAAAGAAGAACTTAATGCTTTTTACGAAGATGCATATCCGGGAAACAGTTTCATCGAGCGCATGCTCGAAACAGGAATGTTCTACGGCATTCGTGAAGAGGGTAAAATTGAAGCCGTTGCAGGCATTCATGTTTACTCTCCGGAATATAAAGTCGCTGCTCTTGGGAGCATTACAACTCACCCAAACTCCCGCGGCAAAGGTTATGCGACTAAAGTAACTGCATGTTTGTGCAAGGAACTATTTAAAAATGTTGAAGTTATAGGATTAAACGTCCATTCGGAAAACTCCACAGCTATACATTGTTACGAAAAATTAGGTTTTGTTAAGATAGCAGATTATCTTGAAATTACAGCTATTTGTAAGTAA
- a CDS encoding ATP-dependent Clp protease adaptor ClpS: MSLVMGIKELEKEIHFDDTDEMRRLILYNSNHFYDDVITQLQKATGYDIIQCEQIAIIAHTKGKAVVKSGEMEELNQINSVLKEINLITEIV, from the coding sequence ATGTCATTAGTAATGGGAATAAAAGAATTAGAGAAAGAAATTCATTTTGATGATACGGATGAAATGCGCAGACTTATACTGTACAATTCAAATCATTTTTACGATGATGTAATAACGCAGCTGCAGAAGGCAACGGGTTACGATATAATTCAGTGTGAACAGATTGCAATCATTGCGCACACAAAAGGCAAAGCAGTAGTAAAATCCGGTGAGATGGAAGAGCTAAATCAGATCAATTCCGTCCTCAAAGAAATAAATCTAATTACCGAAATAGTATAA
- the dacB gene encoding D-alanyl-D-alanine carboxypeptidase/D-alanyl-D-alanine-endopeptidase, which translates to MKRKLSILVFLFFVFSNLHAVTKLEALQSRIDSIVNSVNYSVSVQIVSADKYDVLYSYNPQKKMIPASISKVVTSIAAINYLGPGYEFKTIIYTDDNNIADGVINGNLYIKGYGDPDLNSNDIRYLAKNILAKNITSITGNIIYDESFLDDTYYGLANYYSNDTKKQYWPYVNALALDKNSGGYNPASSAASLLQTELQSGNVQLGGIIVAGVTPTGAKQITDVSHSIFDVMTYMNKTSDNHSAITMFKVIGAKYKGAPGTLEKGQEAVNDFLVGMGNSRSSFEILEGSGLTRYNAVTSDLYIRMLKYMYDDEKIFDFFYRTLPIAGKDGTLSKRMIGTEAEGNIHAKTGTINSVSTLSGYAVSRDSELLIFFIAMNGFGGSSTGPRDKQDYICEAICQFSRK; encoded by the coding sequence ATGAAAAGAAAGCTTAGCATCCTTGTTTTTCTTTTTTTTGTTTTTTCAAATCTTCATGCTGTTACCAAGCTTGAAGCTTTACAAAGCAGAATTGATTCTATAGTTAACTCGGTTAACTACAGTGTATCTGTGCAGATTGTAAGCGCAGATAAATACGATGTGCTTTACTCGTACAATCCGCAAAAGAAAATGATTCCTGCATCTATTTCAAAAGTAGTGACTTCTATAGCAGCGATAAATTATCTGGGACCGGGTTATGAATTTAAAACCATAATTTATACCGATGACAACAATATTGCTGACGGAGTTATAAACGGAAACTTATATATTAAAGGTTATGGCGACCCTGATTTAAATTCTAACGATATACGATATCTTGCAAAAAATATTTTAGCAAAAAATATAACATCAATTACAGGTAATATTATTTACGATGAATCATTTTTGGACGATACTTATTACGGATTGGCAAATTACTACTCAAACGATACAAAGAAACAGTACTGGCCTTATGTAAATGCCTTAGCTCTTGATAAAAATTCGGGAGGTTATAATCCTGCATCATCAGCTGCATCGTTATTGCAGACAGAGCTTCAGTCTGGTAATGTTCAGTTAGGCGGAATTATAGTAGCAGGTGTTACTCCCACGGGAGCAAAACAGATTACTGATGTTTCACACTCTATCTTCGATGTGATGACATACATGAACAAAACCAGCGACAATCATTCTGCAATAACAATGTTCAAAGTTATTGGCGCTAAATATAAAGGCGCTCCGGGTACACTGGAAAAAGGGCAGGAAGCAGTTAACGATTTTTTAGTCGGTATGGGAAACTCAAGAAGTTCATTTGAAATTCTTGAAGGTTCAGGTCTCACACGTTATAACGCAGTCACATCGGATCTATATATCAGAATGCTTAAGTACATGTATGACGATGAAAAGATATTTGACTTCTTCTATCGAACGCTTCCTATAGCAGGGAAAGACGGAACGCTTTCTAAGCGCATGATAGGTACAGAAGCCGAAGGAAATATTCACGCTAAAACAGGTACAATTAATTCAGTAAGCACTTTATCAGGATATGCTGTCTCGAGAGATTCAGAACTTTTGATATTCTTTATCGCAATGAACGGTTTTGGAGGAAGCAGTACGGGTCCCCGCGATAAACAGGATTATATCTGTGAAGCGATATGTCAGTTTTCAAGAAAGTAA
- a CDS encoding NUDIX domain-containing protein translates to MESNKKEKVSAKIVNDKSIGIIVFLYKDNQVYFLLIRHSGGHWAFPKGHPDKHETEIQTARRELLEETGIDDIELISDKILLEDRYKFSGHKGELIHKTVYYYIAEVNNDFVKVDGEEISAYKWCTLEESFAFLVHSETIILINKAYKFIYEFKNEKKA, encoded by the coding sequence ATGGAATCAAATAAAAAAGAAAAAGTGAGCGCGAAAATTGTTAACGATAAATCCATCGGAATAATTGTTTTTCTTTATAAAGATAACCAGGTTTATTTTTTATTGATAAGGCATTCCGGCGGTCACTGGGCTTTTCCGAAAGGGCACCCGGATAAACATGAAACAGAAATTCAGACAGCGCGAAGAGAACTTTTAGAAGAGACAGGAATAGATGATATCGAATTAATTTCTGATAAAATTTTACTTGAAGATAGATATAAATTTTCGGGACACAAAGGGGAACTGATTCACAAAACTGTTTATTATTATATAGCAGAAGTTAATAATGATTTCGTAAAAGTTGACGGAGAGGAAATCTCAGCGTATAAATGGTGCACCTTAGAAGAGTCTTTCGCTTTTTTAGTTCACTCTGAAACAATAATTTTAATTAATAAAGCTTATAAATTTATATATGAATTTAAAAATGAAAAGAAAGCTTAG
- the mazG gene encoding nucleoside triphosphate pyrophosphohydrolase, producing the protein MAEQDKKDYNKTDKETLEKFKEFVDVVYRLRKECPWDKEQTHQSLRRCLLEESYEVLEAIDKNDKLELKKELGDLILQVIFHSILGEETGDFTLKEVLEGETAKLIYRHPHVFGEKSDINSTQVKQNWEKLKMKEGRNSVIDGIPAELPALFKAYRMQEKASKIGFDWKEKEPVYNKILEEVNELKENIEAGKPHEDIEDEFGDVLFSIVNYARFINVNPEDALRRTIEKFSSRFREMEKGFIDEGRDIHALTLEEMDERWNQIKKKK; encoded by the coding sequence ATGGCAGAACAGGATAAAAAGGATTACAACAAAACAGATAAAGAAACTCTGGAAAAATTTAAAGAGTTTGTTGATGTAGTTTATAGATTGAGAAAAGAATGTCCATGGGATAAAGAGCAGACACATCAGTCTTTGAGAAGATGCCTTCTTGAAGAGAGCTATGAAGTCCTTGAAGCCATCGATAAAAATGATAAACTTGAATTAAAGAAAGAGCTTGGTGATTTAATTCTTCAGGTGATATTTCACTCAATACTGGGAGAGGAAACAGGTGACTTTACATTAAAAGAAGTTCTGGAAGGTGAAACAGCAAAACTTATTTACCGCCACCCGCATGTATTTGGCGAAAAAAGCGATATTAATAGTACTCAGGTAAAACAAAACTGGGAAAAGCTGAAGATGAAAGAAGGAAGGAATTCAGTTATAGATGGAATTCCTGCAGAACTTCCAGCACTATTCAAAGCGTACAGAATGCAGGAGAAGGCATCGAAGATTGGTTTCGACTGGAAAGAGAAAGAACCCGTGTATAATAAAATTCTTGAAGAAGTAAACGAGCTGAAAGAAAATATTGAAGCAGGGAAGCCGCATGAAGATATCGAAGATGAGTTCGGAGATGTGTTGTTTTCAATTGTAAACTATGCAAGATTTATAAATGTGAATCCCGAAGATGCTTTAAGAAGAACTATAGAAAAATTTTCTTCAAGATTCCGAGAAATGGAAAAAGGATTTATAGATGAAGGCAGGGATATTCATGCTCTTACATTGGAAGAAATGGATGAAAGATGGAATCAAATAAAAAAGAAAAAGTGA
- a CDS encoding RidA family protein, which produces MSDEKINSSKAPEPVGLYPHARRVGNLLFLSGVGPRERGSKKIPGVKLDEKGNITSYDIETQCHSVFKNVRYILEDAGSSWDKLVDVTVFLTNMKDDFATYNKIYAEYFKDNQPCRTTIEIKSLPTPIAIELKCIAVID; this is translated from the coding sequence ATGAGTGACGAAAAGATAAATTCTTCCAAAGCTCCTGAACCCGTAGGTTTATATCCGCATGCAAGAAGAGTCGGTAATTTATTGTTTCTCTCGGGAGTAGGTCCACGTGAAAGAGGCTCGAAGAAAATTCCCGGAGTTAAGCTTGACGAAAAAGGAAACATTACTTCATACGATATAGAAACTCAATGTCATTCTGTTTTTAAAAATGTAAGATATATACTTGAAGATGCGGGTTCTTCATGGGATAAATTAGTAGATGTAACAGTTTTTCTTACCAACATGAAGGACGACTTCGCTACCTATAATAAAATTTATGCTGAGTATTTCAAGGATAACCAGCCCTGCCGGACAACAATTGAAATAAAATCACTTCCTACTCCGATAGCAATCGAACTCAAATGCATTGCTGTTATTGATTAA